A genomic segment from Oryctolagus cuniculus chromosome 16 unlocalized genomic scaffold, mOryCun1.1 SUPER_16_unloc_1, whole genome shotgun sequence encodes:
- the LRRC8E gene encoding volume-regulated anion channel subunit LRRC8E isoform X1 produces the protein MIPVAEFKQFSEQQPAFKVLKPWWDVLAEYLTVAMLMIGVFGCTLQVTQDKIICLPSHESRDNASEAPCQELLPRGVSEQMVGGLREVSGLKNNLDLQQYSFINQLCYETALHWYAKYFPYLVVIHTLIFMVCTSFWFKFPGTSSKIEHFISILGKCFDSPWTTRALSEVSGENHKGPATGRTTVTAVAAAGGPGPGPGKTGEGEKEKVLAEPDKVVTETPAVTLLDKKEGEQAKALFEKVKKFRVHVEEGDILYSMYIRQTVLKVCKFFAILVYNLVYVKKISFLVACKVETSEVTGYASFCCNHTKAHLFSKLAFCYISFVCVYGVTCLYTLYWLFHRPLKEYSFRSVREETGMNDIPDVKNDFAFMLHLIDQYDSLYSKRFAVFLSEVSESRLKQLNLNHEWTPEKLRQKLQRNARGRLELALCMLPGLPDTVFELSEVEALRLEAICDITFPPGLSQLVHLQELSLLHSPARLPFSLQIFLRDRLKVIRVKCEELREVPLWVFGLRGLEELHLEGLFPPELARAATLESLRELKQLKVLSLRSNAGKVPASVTDVAGHLQRLSLHNDGARLLALNSLKKLAVLRELELAACGLERIPHAVFSLGALQELDLKDNHLRSIEEILSFQHCRKLVTLRLWHNQITYVPEHVRKLRSLEQLFVSYNKLEALPPQIGLCSGLRLVDVSHNGLRSLPPEVGLLQNLQHLDLSYNALELLPEELFFCRKLRTLLLDYNHLSQLSPHVGALRTLSRLGLKGNRLEVLPEELGNCGALKKAGLLVEEALYQGLPAEVRERMGEE, from the exons ATGATCCCCGTGGCCGAGTTCAAGCAGTTCTCGGAGCAGCAGCCGGCGTTCAAGGTGCTCAAGCCCTGGTGGGACGTGCTGGCCGAGTACCTCACCGTGGCCATGCTCATGATCGGGGTCTTCGGCTGCACGCTCCAG GTGACACAGGACAAGATCATCTGTCTGCCCAGTCACGAATCCCGGGATAACGCATCCGAGGCCCCGTGCCAGGAGCTGCTGCCGCGGGGGGTCTCGGAGCAGATGGTGGGGGGGCTCCGGGAGGTGAGCGGCCTTAAGAACAACCTGGACCTGCAGCAGTACAGCTTCATCAACCAGCTCTGCTACGAGACGGCCCTCCACTGGTACGCCAAGTACTTCCCTTACCTGGTGGTCATTCACACGCTCATCTTCATGGTCTGCACCAGCTTCTGGTTCAAGTTCCCGGGGACCAGCTCCAAGATCGAACACTTCATCTCCATCCTGGGCAAGTGCTTTGATTCGCCGTGgaccacgcgggccctgtccgAGGTCTCCGGGGAGAACCACAAGGGCCCCGCCACGGGACGAACCACAGTGACTGCGGTGGCCGCGGCAGGAGGACCGGGGCCCGGGCCAGGCAAGACaggagagggtgagaaagagaaagtgctGGCGGAGCCGGACAAGGTGGTGACCGAGACGCCAGCCGTCACCCTGCTGGACAAGAAGGAGGGCGAGCAGGCCAAAGCCCTGTTTGAGAAGGTCAAGAAGTTCCGTGTCCACGTGGAGGAGGGCGACATCCTCTACAGCATGTACATCCGGCAGACGGTGCTCAAAGTGTGTAAGTTCTTCGCCATCCTGGTCTACAACTTGGTCTACGTGAAGAAGATCAGCTTCCTGGTGGCCTGCAAGGTGGAGACCTCCGAGGTCACGGGCTACGCCAGCTTCTGCTGCAACCACACAAAGGCCCACCTCTTCTCCAAGCTGGCCTTCTGCTACATCTCCTTCGTGTGCGTCTACGGGGTCACCTGCCTCTACACGCTCTACTGGCTGTTCCACCGGCCGCTCAAGGAGTACTCCTTCCGGTCCGTGCGGGAGGAGACCGGCATGAACGACATCCCCGACGTCAAGAACGACTTTGCCTTCATGCTGCACCTCATCGACCAGTACGACTCGCTCTACTCCAAGCGCTTCGCCGTCTTCCTCTCCGAGGTCAGCGAGAGCCGCCTGAAGCAGCTCAACCTCAACCACGAGTGGACACCGGAGAAGCTGCGGCAGAAGCTGCAGCGCAACGCGCGGGGCCggctggagctggccctgtgCATGCTCCCGGGCCTGCCCGACACCGTCTTTGAGCTCAGCGAGGTGGAGGCCCTGCGGCTGGAGGCCATCTGTGACATCACCTTCCCGCCGGGGCTCTCGCAGCTGGTGCACCTGCAGGAACTCAGCCTGCTGCACTCGCCGGCCCGGCTGCCCTTCTCCTTGCAGATCTTCCTGCGTGACAGGCTGAAGGTGATCCGCGTGAAATGCGAGGAGCTCCGGGAGGTGCCCCTGTGGGTGTTCGGCTTGCGGGGCTTGGAAGAGCTGCACCTGGAAGGGCTCTTCCCCCCTGAGCTGGCCCGGGCCGCCACCCTCGAGAGCCTGCGGGAGCTGAAGCAACTCAAGGTGCTGTCCTTGCGCAGCAATGCCGGGAAGGTGCCGGCCAGCGTGACCGACGTGGCCGGGCACCTGCAGCGGCTCAGCCTGCACAACGACGGGGCCCGCCTGCTGGCCCTCAACAGCCTCAAGAAGCTGGCGGTGTtgcgggagctggagctggcggCCTGCGGCCTGGAGCGCATCCCCCACGCCGTCTTCAGCCTGGGCGCGCTGCAGGAACTGGACCTCAAGGACAACCACCTGCGTTCCATCGAGGAGATCCTCAGCTTCCAGCACTGTCGGAAGCTGGTCACGCTCAGGCTGTGGCACAACCAGATCACCTACGTGCCCGAGCACGTGCGGAagctcaggagcctggaacagctCTTCGTCAGCTACAACAAGCTGGAGGCCCTGCCCCCGCAGATCGGCCTGTGCTCTGGTCTCCGCCTGGTGGACGTGTCCCACAACGGACTGCGCTCCCTGCCGCCCGAGGTGGGCCTCCTGCAGAACCTGCAGCACCTGGATCTCTCCTACAACGCCCTGGAGCTCCTGCCCGAGGAACTCTTCTTCTGCCGCAAGCTGCGGACGCTGCTTCTGGACTACAACCACCTGAGCCAGCTCTCGCCGCACGTGGGGGCCCTGAGGACCCTCAGCCGCCTGGGGCTCAAGGGCAACCGGTTGGAGGTGTTGCCTGAAGAGCTTGGCAACTGCGGGGCCCTCAAGAAAGCCGGGCTGCTGGTGGAGGAGGCCCTCTACCAGGGCTTGCCTGCAGAGGTGCGGGAGAGGATGGGGGAGGAATGA
- the LRRC8E gene encoding volume-regulated anion channel subunit LRRC8E isoform X2, protein MVGGLREVSGLKNNLDLQQYSFINQLCYETALHWYAKYFPYLVVIHTLIFMVCTSFWFKFPGTSSKIEHFISILGKCFDSPWTTRALSEVSGENHKGPATGRTTVTAVAAAGGPGPGPGKTGEGEKEKVLAEPDKVVTETPAVTLLDKKEGEQAKALFEKVKKFRVHVEEGDILYSMYIRQTVLKVCKFFAILVYNLVYVKKISFLVACKVETSEVTGYASFCCNHTKAHLFSKLAFCYISFVCVYGVTCLYTLYWLFHRPLKEYSFRSVREETGMNDIPDVKNDFAFMLHLIDQYDSLYSKRFAVFLSEVSESRLKQLNLNHEWTPEKLRQKLQRNARGRLELALCMLPGLPDTVFELSEVEALRLEAICDITFPPGLSQLVHLQELSLLHSPARLPFSLQIFLRDRLKVIRVKCEELREVPLWVFGLRGLEELHLEGLFPPELARAATLESLRELKQLKVLSLRSNAGKVPASVTDVAGHLQRLSLHNDGARLLALNSLKKLAVLRELELAACGLERIPHAVFSLGALQELDLKDNHLRSIEEILSFQHCRKLVTLRLWHNQITYVPEHVRKLRSLEQLFVSYNKLEALPPQIGLCSGLRLVDVSHNGLRSLPPEVGLLQNLQHLDLSYNALELLPEELFFCRKLRTLLLDYNHLSQLSPHVGALRTLSRLGLKGNRLEVLPEELGNCGALKKAGLLVEEALYQGLPAEVRERMGEE, encoded by the coding sequence ATGGTGGGGGGGCTCCGGGAGGTGAGCGGCCTTAAGAACAACCTGGACCTGCAGCAGTACAGCTTCATCAACCAGCTCTGCTACGAGACGGCCCTCCACTGGTACGCCAAGTACTTCCCTTACCTGGTGGTCATTCACACGCTCATCTTCATGGTCTGCACCAGCTTCTGGTTCAAGTTCCCGGGGACCAGCTCCAAGATCGAACACTTCATCTCCATCCTGGGCAAGTGCTTTGATTCGCCGTGgaccacgcgggccctgtccgAGGTCTCCGGGGAGAACCACAAGGGCCCCGCCACGGGACGAACCACAGTGACTGCGGTGGCCGCGGCAGGAGGACCGGGGCCCGGGCCAGGCAAGACaggagagggtgagaaagagaaagtgctGGCGGAGCCGGACAAGGTGGTGACCGAGACGCCAGCCGTCACCCTGCTGGACAAGAAGGAGGGCGAGCAGGCCAAAGCCCTGTTTGAGAAGGTCAAGAAGTTCCGTGTCCACGTGGAGGAGGGCGACATCCTCTACAGCATGTACATCCGGCAGACGGTGCTCAAAGTGTGTAAGTTCTTCGCCATCCTGGTCTACAACTTGGTCTACGTGAAGAAGATCAGCTTCCTGGTGGCCTGCAAGGTGGAGACCTCCGAGGTCACGGGCTACGCCAGCTTCTGCTGCAACCACACAAAGGCCCACCTCTTCTCCAAGCTGGCCTTCTGCTACATCTCCTTCGTGTGCGTCTACGGGGTCACCTGCCTCTACACGCTCTACTGGCTGTTCCACCGGCCGCTCAAGGAGTACTCCTTCCGGTCCGTGCGGGAGGAGACCGGCATGAACGACATCCCCGACGTCAAGAACGACTTTGCCTTCATGCTGCACCTCATCGACCAGTACGACTCGCTCTACTCCAAGCGCTTCGCCGTCTTCCTCTCCGAGGTCAGCGAGAGCCGCCTGAAGCAGCTCAACCTCAACCACGAGTGGACACCGGAGAAGCTGCGGCAGAAGCTGCAGCGCAACGCGCGGGGCCggctggagctggccctgtgCATGCTCCCGGGCCTGCCCGACACCGTCTTTGAGCTCAGCGAGGTGGAGGCCCTGCGGCTGGAGGCCATCTGTGACATCACCTTCCCGCCGGGGCTCTCGCAGCTGGTGCACCTGCAGGAACTCAGCCTGCTGCACTCGCCGGCCCGGCTGCCCTTCTCCTTGCAGATCTTCCTGCGTGACAGGCTGAAGGTGATCCGCGTGAAATGCGAGGAGCTCCGGGAGGTGCCCCTGTGGGTGTTCGGCTTGCGGGGCTTGGAAGAGCTGCACCTGGAAGGGCTCTTCCCCCCTGAGCTGGCCCGGGCCGCCACCCTCGAGAGCCTGCGGGAGCTGAAGCAACTCAAGGTGCTGTCCTTGCGCAGCAATGCCGGGAAGGTGCCGGCCAGCGTGACCGACGTGGCCGGGCACCTGCAGCGGCTCAGCCTGCACAACGACGGGGCCCGCCTGCTGGCCCTCAACAGCCTCAAGAAGCTGGCGGTGTtgcgggagctggagctggcggCCTGCGGCCTGGAGCGCATCCCCCACGCCGTCTTCAGCCTGGGCGCGCTGCAGGAACTGGACCTCAAGGACAACCACCTGCGTTCCATCGAGGAGATCCTCAGCTTCCAGCACTGTCGGAAGCTGGTCACGCTCAGGCTGTGGCACAACCAGATCACCTACGTGCCCGAGCACGTGCGGAagctcaggagcctggaacagctCTTCGTCAGCTACAACAAGCTGGAGGCCCTGCCCCCGCAGATCGGCCTGTGCTCTGGTCTCCGCCTGGTGGACGTGTCCCACAACGGACTGCGCTCCCTGCCGCCCGAGGTGGGCCTCCTGCAGAACCTGCAGCACCTGGATCTCTCCTACAACGCCCTGGAGCTCCTGCCCGAGGAACTCTTCTTCTGCCGCAAGCTGCGGACGCTGCTTCTGGACTACAACCACCTGAGCCAGCTCTCGCCGCACGTGGGGGCCCTGAGGACCCTCAGCCGCCTGGGGCTCAAGGGCAACCGGTTGGAGGTGTTGCCTGAAGAGCTTGGCAACTGCGGGGCCCTCAAGAAAGCCGGGCTGCTGGTGGAGGAGGCCCTCTACCAGGGCTTGCCTGCAGAGGTGCGGGAGAGGATGGGGGAGGAATGA